The following are encoded together in the Daphnia magna isolate NIES linkage group LG8, ASM2063170v1.1, whole genome shotgun sequence genome:
- the LOC116929333 gene encoding LOW QUALITY PROTEIN: keratin-associated protein 21-1 (The sequence of the model RefSeq protein was modified relative to this genomic sequence to represent the inferred CDS: inserted 2 bases in 1 codon) translates to MIAFKVLIAVTCIVFVMAAEEQKXEAVEQQVAVTDSESGKDLQTAEGTLGVYGGYGGLGYGGLGYGGLGYGNGLYGNGLYGAGYGGHGYGHGAGYGGYGLGYGHGLGYGVAGYGAGYGYNHGHNHGNSGYTSINKVISHGSNSHSNGHALGHGHGHGYGHHGLAY, encoded by the exons ATGATCGCCTTCAAG GTCTTGATTGCTGTTACATGCATCGTTTTCGTCATGGCTGCTGAAGAGCAAAA GGAAGCCGTCGAGCAACAAGTGGCCGTCACTGACTCCGAAAGTGGCAAGGATCTGCAAACGGCCGAGGGTACCCTGGGAGTGTACGGAGGTTATGGTGGACTTGGTTACGGCGGACTCGGATACGGCGGACTTGGCTATGGCAATGGATTGTACGGTAACGGACTTTATGGCGCTGGATATGGTGGACATGGATACGGTCATGGAGCTGGTTACGGAG GTTATGGTTTGGGTTACGGACATGGTCTCGGATACGGAG TTGCAGGATATGGCGCTGGTTACGGATACAACCACGGACACAATCACGGCAATTCGGGTTATACCAGCATCAACAAAGTGATCAGCCACGGATCTAACAGCCACAGCAACGGTCACGCTCTTGGTCACGGACATGGACACGGCTATGGCCATCACGGACTTGCTTATTAA
- the LOC123466544 gene encoding glycine-rich cell wall structural protein 1.8-like isoform X1: MTILKIVLVVFTLTSVAYAQQTANQDLMLAATKGKRHISHLDPYGSLQFHRPPLPSIDYYGESDKGHAGYIVVSHDKGKKHKSKGKGGGGYGYNAGYNGYTVGGGNRDDSSEGNGNGRGSFGGSYYVAKIKGKGKGGYPSKGKGGSYGGKGKNGYGKGKGGSYGKGGKSKGKGSYGAKGKGSSYGGKGKGGIPYGSGGYNPYGNQYGGGGYSENNGNEGYFYVSGAIGNSYGNSGIKGPSYENSGIKGPSYENSGIGYNSFGSSQSGGSSSENSGTGLSAYGGDGTQGNFYSGGDGVDDSYGSVGISNSYGGGGISNSYGGGGIGDSYGGGGTDNSYGSVGISDSYGVSGVDDSYGGGGGDDSYGGEGFSYGIGGGIGGSGETNTGGIGSTGGFNFGAITTREAPSGGVTLVDNTSGRNTEGGNESQGGTESTSDNPASSGGETAESTGRKRSPSEKNENSDKSSESTTIKSTDNTNSDSEKKAKTTVNYNLSINANGDASAANGNGNNNTVKVDFKTDGTGNSENAFSLIVHISSGSNGNNPSVGNYVSTTTRPTRSSTTEEIDRKITNNVKAESSVGISTGAKRSIAPVRQSSSGNPQ, from the exons ATGACGATTCTAAAA ATCGTGCTCGTTGTGTTCACTCTAACATCCGTGGCGTACGCACAGCAGACGGCCAATCAAGATCTGATGCTGGCAGCCACCAAAGGTAAAAGACACATAAGTCACCTCGATCCTTATGGTAGTTTGCAATTCCACAGACCTCCTCTTCCCAGCATTGATTACTATGGAGAAAGTGACAAAGGACACGCAG GATACATCGTGGTGTCGCAcgacaaaggaaaaaaacataaatcaAAGGGAAAGGGAG GCGGTGGTTACGGATACAACGCCGGATATAACGGATACACAGTCGGCGGAGGAAATAGGGACGACTCATCCGAAGGCAATGGAAACGGACGTGGCTCCTTTGGAGGCAGCTATTACGTGgccaaaataaaaggaaaaggaaaaggtgGATATCCGAGCAAAGGCAAAGGCGGATCGTACGGAGGAAAAGGCAAAAACGGATACGGCAAGGGTAAAGGTGGATCCTACGGTAAAGGAGGCAAAAGCAAAGGAAAAGGCTCTTACGGAGCTAAAGGAAAAGGTAGCTCCTACGGAGGCAAAGGAAAAGGAGGTATACCTTATGGAAGCGGTGGATACAACCCATACGGAAACCAATACGGTGGAGGTGGATATTCTGAAAATAATGGAAACGAAGGCTACTTTTACGTGAGCGGTGCGATCGGCAATTCATACGGCAACAGCGGAATTAAAGGCCCCTCATACGAGAATAGCGGAATTAAAGGCCCCTCATACGAGAATAGCGGAATAGGATACAACTCTTTTGGAAGTAGCCAAAGCGGCGGAAGCTCTTCGGAAAACAGCGGAACAGGACTCAGTGCATACGGAGGTGATGGAACGCAAGGAAACTTTTACTCAGGCGGCGACGGAGTTGACGATTCTTACGGGAGCGTTGGAATAAGCAATTCTTACGGAGGCGGAGGAATAAGCAATTCTTACGGAGGCGGAGGAATAGGCGATTCCTACGGTGGGGGCGGTACAGACAATTCTTACGGAAGCGTGGGAATAAGCGATTCTTACGGAGTCAGCGGAGTTGATGATTCGTATGGAGGCGGTGGAGGAGATGATTCGTACGGAGGCGAAGGATTTTCTTACGGAATCGGCGGCGGAATAGGAGGAAGCGGCGAAACTAATACCGGTGGAATTGGTTCAACTGGAGGCTTCAATTTCGGAGCAATTACAACACGTGAAGCTCCCTCTGGTGGCGTCACTTTAGTAGATAATACATCCGGTAGAAATACTGAAGGAGGTAATGAATCCCAAGGTGGTACAGAAAGTACAAGTGACAATCCCGCAAGCAGTGGAGGAGAAACAGCCGAAAGCACCGGAAGAAAGCGAAGTCCatctgaaaaaaatgaaaattcggATAAATCATCGGAAAGCACTACAATCAAAAGCACCGATAACACAAACAGCGATTCAGAGAAGAAAGCCAAAACTACTGTAAACTACAACTTATCAATTAACGCGAACGGAGATGCATCGGCGGCCAATGGAAATGGCAATAATAACACCGTCAAGGTAGATTTTAAAACGGATGGCACTGGTAATTCAGAAAATGCTTTCTCCCTCATCGTACACATTTCTTCTGGTAGCAATGGAAATAACCCATCCGTTGGAAACTATGTATCCACTACAACACGCCCCACACGATCCAGCACTACCGAAGAAATAGACAGAAAAATTACAAACAATGTAAAAGCCGAAAGTTCCGTTGGAATTTCAACAGGTGCGAAGAGGAGCATTGCACCTGTCAGGCAAAGCAGTTCAGGAAATCCCCAATAG
- the LOC123466544 gene encoding loricrin-like isoform X2: MTILKIVLVVFTLTSVAYAQQTANQDLMLAATKGKRHISHLDPYGSLQFHRPPLPSIDYYGESDKGHAGYIVVSHDKGKKHKSKGKGGGGYGYNAGYNGYTVGGGNRDDSSEGNGNGRGSFGGSYYVAKIKGKGKGGYPSKGKGGSYGGKGKNGYGKGKGGSYGKGGKSKGKGSYGAKGKGSSYGGKGKGGIPYGSGGYNPYGNQYGGGGYSENNGNEGYFYVSGAIGNSYGNSGIKGPSYENSGIGYNSFGSSQSGGSSSENSGTGLSAYGGDGTQGNFYSGGDGVDDSYGSVGISNSYGGGGISNSYGGGGIGDSYGGGGTDNSYGSVGISDSYGVSGVDDSYGGGGGDDSYGGEGFSYGIGGGIGGSGETNTGGIGSTGGFNFGAITTREAPSGGVTLVDNTSGRNTEGGNESQGGTESTSDNPASSGGETAESTGRKRSPSEKNENSDKSSESTTIKSTDNTNSDSEKKAKTTVNYNLSINANGDASAANGNGNNNTVKVDFKTDGTGNSENAFSLIVHISSGSNGNNPSVGNYVSTTTRPTRSSTTEEIDRKITNNVKAESSVGISTGAKRSIAPVRQSSSGNPQ; this comes from the exons ATGACGATTCTAAAA ATCGTGCTCGTTGTGTTCACTCTAACATCCGTGGCGTACGCACAGCAGACGGCCAATCAAGATCTGATGCTGGCAGCCACCAAAGGTAAAAGACACATAAGTCACCTCGATCCTTATGGTAGTTTGCAATTCCACAGACCTCCTCTTCCCAGCATTGATTACTATGGAGAAAGTGACAAAGGACACGCAG GATACATCGTGGTGTCGCAcgacaaaggaaaaaaacataaatcaAAGGGAAAGGGAG GCGGTGGTTACGGATACAACGCCGGATATAACGGATACACAGTCGGCGGAGGAAATAGGGACGACTCATCCGAAGGCAATGGAAACGGACGTGGCTCCTTTGGAGGCAGCTATTACGTGgccaaaataaaaggaaaaggaaaaggtgGATATCCGAGCAAAGGCAAAGGCGGATCGTACGGAGGAAAAGGCAAAAACGGATACGGCAAGGGTAAAGGTGGATCCTACGGTAAAGGAGGCAAAAGCAAAGGAAAAGGCTCTTACGGAGCTAAAGGAAAAGGTAGCTCCTACGGAGGCAAAGGAAAAGGAGGTATACCTTATGGAAGCGGTGGATACAACCCATACGGAAACCAATACGGTGGAGGTGGATATTCTGAAAATAATGGAAACGAAGGCTACTTTTACGTGAGCGGTGCGATCGGCAATTCATACGGCAACAGCGGAATTAAAG GCCCCTCATACGAGAATAGCGGAATAGGATACAACTCTTTTGGAAGTAGCCAAAGCGGCGGAAGCTCTTCGGAAAACAGCGGAACAGGACTCAGTGCATACGGAGGTGATGGAACGCAAGGAAACTTTTACTCAGGCGGCGACGGAGTTGACGATTCTTACGGGAGCGTTGGAATAAGCAATTCTTACGGAGGCGGAGGAATAAGCAATTCTTACGGAGGCGGAGGAATAGGCGATTCCTACGGTGGGGGCGGTACAGACAATTCTTACGGAAGCGTGGGAATAAGCGATTCTTACGGAGTCAGCGGAGTTGATGATTCGTATGGAGGCGGTGGAGGAGATGATTCGTACGGAGGCGAAGGATTTTCTTACGGAATCGGCGGCGGAATAGGAGGAAGCGGCGAAACTAATACCGGTGGAATTGGTTCAACTGGAGGCTTCAATTTCGGAGCAATTACAACACGTGAAGCTCCCTCTGGTGGCGTCACTTTAGTAGATAATACATCCGGTAGAAATACTGAAGGAGGTAATGAATCCCAAGGTGGTACAGAAAGTACAAGTGACAATCCCGCAAGCAGTGGAGGAGAAACAGCCGAAAGCACCGGAAGAAAGCGAAGTCCatctgaaaaaaatgaaaattcggATAAATCATCGGAAAGCACTACAATCAAAAGCACCGATAACACAAACAGCGATTCAGAGAAGAAAGCCAAAACTACTGTAAACTACAACTTATCAATTAACGCGAACGGAGATGCATCGGCGGCCAATGGAAATGGCAATAATAACACCGTCAAGGTAGATTTTAAAACGGATGGCACTGGTAATTCAGAAAATGCTTTCTCCCTCATCGTACACATTTCTTCTGGTAGCAATGGAAATAACCCATCCGTTGGAAACTATGTATCCACTACAACACGCCCCACACGATCCAGCACTACCGAAGAAATAGACAGAAAAATTACAAACAATGTAAAAGCCGAAAGTTCCGTTGGAATTTCAACAGGTGCGAAGAGGAGCATTGCACCTGTCAGGCAAAGCAGTTCAGGAAATCCCCAATAG
- the LOC116929334 gene encoding keratin-associated protein 21-1, producing MIAFKILIAVACIACAHVIAAEEQKKIVEQQAAAPDSDSGKDLQTAEGTLGVYGGYGGLGYGNGLYGHGLYGAGYGGLGYGHGIGYGAGYGGYGLGYGGYGAGYGSNYGHNHGHNHASSGYTSINKVISHGSKSHSNGHALGHGHGYGHHGLAY from the exons ATGATCGCCTTCAAA ATTTTGATCGCCGTTGCATGCATCGCTTGTGCGCATGTCATAGCTGCTgaagagcaaaagaaaatcgtcGAACAACAAGCGGCCGCCCCCGACTCTGACAGCGGCAAGGATCTGCAAACGGCCGAGGGTACCCTCGGAGTGTACGGAGGTTACGGCGGACTCGGCTATGGCAATGGATTGTACGGACACGGACTCTATGGCGCTGGATATGGTGGGTTAGGATATGGTCATGGAATTGGCTATGGAGCAGGTTACGGAGGTTATGGTCTTGGATATGGCG GATACGGGGCTGGTTATGGATCCAACTATGGACACAACCACGGACACAATCACGCCAGTTCCGGTTACACCAGCATCAACAAAGTGATCAGCCATGGATCAAAGAGCCACAGCAATGGCCACGCCCTTGGACATGGACATGGATACGGCCATCACGGACTAGCTTATTAA
- the LOC116929332 gene encoding prisilkin-39 — protein sequence MAAFKIALIFVAMVAVAYAEEAAKETNVEDLELAESKSKKHGGYGYGSSYGYSAPSYGSSYGYSAPSYGYAAPSYGYAAPSYGYSAPSYGYSAPSYGSSYGYAAPSYGKGKGKGKGASYGSSYGYGGSSYGYGGSSYGYAAPSYGKGKGKGKGKGHSYGYSSYGYGY from the exons ATGGCAGCTTTTAAA ATTGCGTTGATCTTTGTGGCTATGGTGGCAGTGGCTTACGCTGAAGAAGCCGCCAAGGAAACCAACGTTGAAGATTTGGAGTTGGCTGAGAGCAAATCCAAGAAACACGGAGGTTACGGTTACGGCAGCAGCTACGGGTACTCCGCACCTAGTTACGGAAGCAGCTATGGTTATTCCGCTCCTAGCTACGGTTACGCCGCTCCTAGCTACGGTTACGCCGCCCCTAGCTACGGTTATTCCGCTCCTAGCTACGGTTATTCCGCTCCTAGCTACGGAAGCAGTTACGGATATGCCGCACCCAGCTACGGTAAAGGCAAAGGTAAAGGCAAAGGAGCGAGCTACGGAAGCAGCTACGGCTATGGCGGTTCCAGCTATGGTTACGGAGGCAGCAGCTACGGTTACGCAG CACCTTCATACGGAAAAGGCAAAGGCAAAGGCAAAGGAAAGG GACACAGCTACGGATACTCTAGCTACGGATACGGTTATTGA
- the LOC123466545 gene encoding keratin-associated protein 6-2-like isoform X2 translates to MIAFKVFIAVACIAFVMADEEQKEVVEQQAADSDSGKDLQTAEGTLGAYGGYGGLGYGGLGYGHGLYGAGYGGVGYGHGIGYGAGYGGYGAGYGSNYGHNHGSSGYTSVNKVISHGSKSHSNGHALGHGHGYGHHGLAY, encoded by the exons atgatcGCCTTCAAA GTTTTCATTGCCGTTGCGTGCATCGCCTTCGTCATGGCTGATGAAGAGCAAAAGGAAGTCGTCGAACAACAAGCGGCTGACTCTGACAGCGGCAAGGATCTGCAAACAGCCGAGGGTACCCTCGGAGCGTATGGAGGTTACGGCGGACTTGGTTATGGTGGACTCGGCTATGGCCATGGATTGTATGGTGCCGGATACGGTGGAGTAGGATATGGCCATGGGATTGGTTATGGAGCTGGATACGGAG GATATGGAGCTGGTTACGGATCCAACTACGGACACAACCACGGCAGTTCTGGTTACACCAGCGTCAACAAAGTAATCAGCCACGGATCAAAGAGCCACAGCAATGGCCACGCCCTTGGACATGGTCATGGATACGGCCATCACGGACTTGCTTATTAA
- the LOC116929331 gene encoding glycine-rich cell wall structural protein 1.0 isoform X2, with product MQRRGLFTGLYITRNEGSNDIQSSTLDNLPDQKTHQKLTFKLKMIAFKILFCVVCIAVAMASEESEQVAVKENEDLKTEETHIGGYGLGDGIYGVNQFNNGHGLGYGGYGNGLGLGGYGGIGAGYRGIGAGYGGIGGAYGGVGAYGTGYGGIGSGYGGIGGIHGGLGAYGAGYGGIGAYGGVGAYGGIGGYGTGYGANHKNAHGHGHNQGHSSYESVNKVSSHQSHNSAAGGHHSANHALGGARY from the exons ATGCAGAGGCGTGGCTTGTTCACGG GCCTATATATAACTAGAAATGAAGGAAGTAACGACATCCAGTCTAGTACATTGGACAATCTCCCTGATCAAAAGACTCACCAAAAACTTActtttaaattgaaaatgattgCATTTAAG attttattttgtgttgtttgcaTCGCTGTTGCCATGGCTTCCGAAGAATCGGAACAAGTAGCTGTGAAGGAAAATGAAGACTTGAAGACGGAAGAGACACATATTGGCGGCTATGGATTAGGAGACGGAATTTATGGTGTCAACCAATTCAATAACGGTCATGGGCTCGGATATGGAGGCTATGGCAACGGCTTGGGTCTTGGTGGATATGGCGGAATTGGTGCAGGTTATAGAGGCATCGGAGCTGGTTATGGCGGAATCGGAGGTGCTTACGGTGGTGTCGGAGCTTACGGAACTGGCTACGGAGGAATCGGGTCAGGCTATGGTGGAATCGGTGGTATTCATGGAGGACTTGGGGCTTACGGAGCTGGTTATGGAGGGATCGGTGCTTATGGCGGAGTTGGCGCTTACGGAGGAATTGGAGGTTATGGAACTGGCTACGGAGCTAACCATAAGAATGCGCATGGACACGGACACAATCAAGGCCATTCCAGTTACGAAAGTGTCAACAAAGTTAGCAGCCATCAAAGCCACAACTCAGCCGCTGGAGGACACCACTCAGCAAACCATGCTCTTGGTGGGGCTAGATACTAA
- the LOC123466545 gene encoding keratin-associated protein 21-1-like isoform X1: MIAFKVFIAVACIAFVMADEEQKEVVEQQAADSDSGKDLQTAEGTLGAYGGYGGLGYGGLGYGHGLYGAGYGGVGYGHGIGYGAGYGGYGLGLGYGGHGLGYGGYGAGYGSNYGHNHGSSGYTSVNKVISHGSKSHSNGHALGHGHGYGHHGLAY, encoded by the exons atgatcGCCTTCAAA GTTTTCATTGCCGTTGCGTGCATCGCCTTCGTCATGGCTGATGAAGAGCAAAAGGAAGTCGTCGAACAACAAGCGGCTGACTCTGACAGCGGCAAGGATCTGCAAACAGCCGAGGGTACCCTCGGAGCGTATGGAGGTTACGGCGGACTTGGTTATGGTGGACTCGGCTATGGCCATGGATTGTATGGTGCCGGATACGGTGGAGTAGGATATGGCCATGGGATTGGTTATGGAGCTGGATACGGAG GTTACGGATTGGGTCTCGGTTATGGTGGACATGGTCTTGGATACGGAG GATATGGAGCTGGTTACGGATCCAACTACGGACACAACCACGGCAGTTCTGGTTACACCAGCGTCAACAAAGTAATCAGCCACGGATCAAAGAGCCACAGCAATGGCCACGCCCTTGGACATGGTCATGGATACGGCCATCACGGACTTGCTTATTAA
- the LOC123466544 gene encoding keratin, type I cytoskeletal 9-like isoform X3 codes for MTILKIVLVVFTLTSVAYAQQTANQDLMLAATKGKRHISHLDPYGSLQFHRPPLPSIDYYGESDKGHAGYIVVSHDKGKKHKSKGKGGGGYGYNAGYNGYTVGGGNRDDSSEGNGNGRGSFGGSYYVAKIKGKGKGGYPSKGKGGSYGGKGKNGYGKGKGGSYGKGGKSKGKGSYGAKGKGSSYGGKGKGGIPYGSGGYNPYGNQYGGGGYSENNGNEGYFYVSGAIGNSYGNSGIKGPSYENSGIKGPSYENSGIGYNSFGSSQSGGSSSENSGTGLSAYGGDGTQGNFYSGGDGVDDSYGSVGISNSYGGGGISNSYGGGGIGDSYGGGGTDNSYGSVGISDSYGVSGVDDSYGGGGGDDSYGGEGFSYGIGGGIGGSGETNTGGIGSTGGFNFGAITTREAPSGGVTLVDNTSGRNTEGGNESQGGTESTSDNPASSGGETAESTGRKRSPSEKNENSDKSSESTTIKSTDNTNSDSEKKAKTTVNYNLSINANGDASAANGNGNNNTVKQWK; via the exons ATGACGATTCTAAAA ATCGTGCTCGTTGTGTTCACTCTAACATCCGTGGCGTACGCACAGCAGACGGCCAATCAAGATCTGATGCTGGCAGCCACCAAAGGTAAAAGACACATAAGTCACCTCGATCCTTATGGTAGTTTGCAATTCCACAGACCTCCTCTTCCCAGCATTGATTACTATGGAGAAAGTGACAAAGGACACGCAG GATACATCGTGGTGTCGCAcgacaaaggaaaaaaacataaatcaAAGGGAAAGGGAG GCGGTGGTTACGGATACAACGCCGGATATAACGGATACACAGTCGGCGGAGGAAATAGGGACGACTCATCCGAAGGCAATGGAAACGGACGTGGCTCCTTTGGAGGCAGCTATTACGTGgccaaaataaaaggaaaaggaaaaggtgGATATCCGAGCAAAGGCAAAGGCGGATCGTACGGAGGAAAAGGCAAAAACGGATACGGCAAGGGTAAAGGTGGATCCTACGGTAAAGGAGGCAAAAGCAAAGGAAAAGGCTCTTACGGAGCTAAAGGAAAAGGTAGCTCCTACGGAGGCAAAGGAAAAGGAGGTATACCTTATGGAAGCGGTGGATACAACCCATACGGAAACCAATACGGTGGAGGTGGATATTCTGAAAATAATGGAAACGAAGGCTACTTTTACGTGAGCGGTGCGATCGGCAATTCATACGGCAACAGCGGAATTAAAGGCCCCTCATACGAGAATAGCGGAATTAAAGGCCCCTCATACGAGAATAGCGGAATAGGATACAACTCTTTTGGAAGTAGCCAAAGCGGCGGAAGCTCTTCGGAAAACAGCGGAACAGGACTCAGTGCATACGGAGGTGATGGAACGCAAGGAAACTTTTACTCAGGCGGCGACGGAGTTGACGATTCTTACGGGAGCGTTGGAATAAGCAATTCTTACGGAGGCGGAGGAATAAGCAATTCTTACGGAGGCGGAGGAATAGGCGATTCCTACGGTGGGGGCGGTACAGACAATTCTTACGGAAGCGTGGGAATAAGCGATTCTTACGGAGTCAGCGGAGTTGATGATTCGTATGGAGGCGGTGGAGGAGATGATTCGTACGGAGGCGAAGGATTTTCTTACGGAATCGGCGGCGGAATAGGAGGAAGCGGCGAAACTAATACCGGTGGAATTGGTTCAACTGGAGGCTTCAATTTCGGAGCAATTACAACACGTGAAGCTCCCTCTGGTGGCGTCACTTTAGTAGATAATACATCCGGTAGAAATACTGAAGGAGGTAATGAATCCCAAGGTGGTACAGAAAGTACAAGTGACAATCCCGCAAGCAGTGGAGGAGAAACAGCCGAAAGCACCGGAAGAAAGCGAAGTCCatctgaaaaaaatgaaaattcggATAAATCATCGGAAAGCACTACAATCAAAAGCACCGATAACACAAACAGCGATTCAGAGAAGAAAGCCAAAACTACTGTAAACTACAACTTATCAATTAACGCGAACGGAGATGCATCGGCGGCCAATGGAAATGGCAATAATAACACCGTCAAG CAATGGAAATAA
- the LOC116929335 gene encoding uncharacterized protein LOC116929335 yields the protein MTLTLVKVKFFRALPAIFFSCIKSLAILNELHSSFATGISSSSLTMHSKIILLLALFAMTVSSMPTGENIPDLQADNQFLYGYYGYPSFSYPTSMLATYHVPVAARTDGVPASTAKLITQPIAYPYPGYAYAGYPYAEGYGYAYGYPITA from the exons ATGACTTTGACTTTGGTGAAGGTTAAGTTCTTCCGGGCTCTTCCCGCAATTTTCTTTAGCTGTATAAAAAGCCTGGCAATTCTGAATGAGCTTCACAGTTCTTTTGCAACTGGCATCTCCTCTTCTTCTCTCACCATGCATTCCAAA ATTATTCTTCTTTTGGCTCTCTTTGCTATGACTGTGTCCTCCATGCCGACTGGCGAAAACATTCCTGATTTACAAGCCGACAATCAGTTCTTGTACGGTTATTACGGTTACCCTAGTTTCTCTTACCCAACATCAATGCTCGCAACGTACCACGTCCCAGTTG CCGCTCGTACGGATGGAGTTCCGGCTTCCACTGCAAAATTGATCACCCAGCCGATCGCCTATCCCTATCCTGGTTACGCATACGCAGGGTATCCGTATGCTGAAGGTTACGGTTATGCGTATGGTTACCCTATTACAGCGTAA
- the LOC116928608 gene encoding keratin-associated protein 21-1, which produces MIAFKVLIAVACIVSTMAIEEQKEAVEEQAAATDADSGKDLQAAEGTLGVYGGYGGLGYGRLGYAGLGYGNGLYGAGYGGLGYGHGIGYGAGYGGYGLGLGYGGHGLGYGYGAGYGSNYGHNHGSSGYTSINKVISHGSKSHSNGHALGNGHGHGYGYGHHGLAY; this is translated from the exons ATGATTGCCTTCAAA GTCTTGATTGCCGTTGCGTGCATCGTTTCTACCATGGCTATCGAAGAGCAAAAGGAAGCCGTCGAAGAACAAGCGGCCGCCACCGACGCTGACAGTGGTAAGGATCTGCAAGCGGCTGAGGGTACCCTCGGAGTGTATGGAGGTTACGGTGGACTTGGTTATGGCAGACTTGGGTATGCTGGACTCGGATACGGCAACGGACTGTATGGCGCTGGATATGGAGGACTAGGTTATGGTCATGGAATCGGCTACGGCGCAGGTTACGGAG GTTACGGTTTGGGTTTAGGTTATGGTGGACACGGTCTTGGATACG GATACGGCGCTGGTTACGGATCAAACTACGGACACAACCATGGCAGTTCCGGCTACACGAGCATCAACAAAGTTATCAGCCACGGATCAAAGAGTCACAGCAACGGCCACGCTCTTGGAAATGGACATGGACATGGTTACGGATATGGTCATCACGGACTTGCTTATTAA
- the LOC116929331 gene encoding glycine-rich cell wall structural protein 1.0 isoform X1: MRLKLSLVLHWRIAFISPNFTGLYITRNEGSNDIQSSTLDNLPDQKTHQKLTFKLKMIAFKILFCVVCIAVAMASEESEQVAVKENEDLKTEETHIGGYGLGDGIYGVNQFNNGHGLGYGGYGNGLGLGGYGGIGAGYRGIGAGYGGIGGAYGGVGAYGTGYGGIGSGYGGIGGIHGGLGAYGAGYGGIGAYGGVGAYGGIGGYGTGYGANHKNAHGHGHNQGHSSYESVNKVSSHQSHNSAAGGHHSANHALGGARY, translated from the exons ATGCGTTTGAAACTTTCCCTTGTCTTACATTGGCGAATTGCTTTTATTTCCCCCAATTTTACCG GCCTATATATAACTAGAAATGAAGGAAGTAACGACATCCAGTCTAGTACATTGGACAATCTCCCTGATCAAAAGACTCACCAAAAACTTActtttaaattgaaaatgattgCATTTAAG attttattttgtgttgtttgcaTCGCTGTTGCCATGGCTTCCGAAGAATCGGAACAAGTAGCTGTGAAGGAAAATGAAGACTTGAAGACGGAAGAGACACATATTGGCGGCTATGGATTAGGAGACGGAATTTATGGTGTCAACCAATTCAATAACGGTCATGGGCTCGGATATGGAGGCTATGGCAACGGCTTGGGTCTTGGTGGATATGGCGGAATTGGTGCAGGTTATAGAGGCATCGGAGCTGGTTATGGCGGAATCGGAGGTGCTTACGGTGGTGTCGGAGCTTACGGAACTGGCTACGGAGGAATCGGGTCAGGCTATGGTGGAATCGGTGGTATTCATGGAGGACTTGGGGCTTACGGAGCTGGTTATGGAGGGATCGGTGCTTATGGCGGAGTTGGCGCTTACGGAGGAATTGGAGGTTATGGAACTGGCTACGGAGCTAACCATAAGAATGCGCATGGACACGGACACAATCAAGGCCATTCCAGTTACGAAAGTGTCAACAAAGTTAGCAGCCATCAAAGCCACAACTCAGCCGCTGGAGGACACCACTCAGCAAACCATGCTCTTGGTGGGGCTAGATACTAA